From the genome of Geobacter sp. SVR, one region includes:
- a CDS encoding lactate utilization protein, whose protein sequence is MLFQQFKTRAEGVGAEVHRFKTREEALEFILHFLPSAGVAAAPGSFAAWAEGPFLEGLDRTRLTSCVPGLRFDVDRELAADALVGISDMDWALADTGSLVADQSGAAQRLVSTLATIHIALISTARVLPDKNALFTRITPATSRYIAFITGPSRTADIERVLTIGVHGPKRLVIVCADETEGAEQ, encoded by the coding sequence ATGCTGTTTCAACAGTTCAAAACCAGGGCCGAAGGAGTCGGTGCAGAAGTACACCGCTTCAAGACAAGGGAGGAGGCCCTGGAATTCATCCTCCACTTCCTGCCGTCCGCAGGCGTGGCCGCTGCTCCCGGCTCTTTTGCCGCCTGGGCTGAGGGTCCGTTCCTAGAAGGGCTCGACCGCACCCGGCTCACCTCGTGCGTGCCGGGTCTCCGTTTCGATGTTGATCGCGAACTGGCCGCCGATGCCTTGGTCGGCATCAGCGATATGGACTGGGCCCTGGCCGATACCGGCTCCCTGGTCGCGGATCAGAGCGGCGCCGCCCAGAGGCTGGTCTCCACCCTTGCCACCATCCACATCGCGCTGATCTCCACCGCACGGGTCCTGCCCGACAAGAACGCGCTCTTTACCCGGATCACTCCGGCCACCAGTCGCTACATAGCGTTTATTACCGGCCCGAGCCGTACGGCTGATATCGAGCGGGTGCTGACCATCGGCGTGCACGGCCCCAAGAGACTGGTTATCGTCTGTGCCGACGAAACGGAGGGAGCAGAACAATGA
- a CDS encoding tol-pal system YbgF family protein, with product MGRKRNQTRQYLHLCVAGLVLAVLGGCATFATILAEREGRAHLEQVRLLTRQGDFEGGMRENRRVFENAPTSPPADAALFSMGLICVDRANPQKDYKKALGFFKQLVNDFPYSPFAGEAQTWAGFLQDEVSAEREGRAHLQRVQVLTRQGDFEGALRENRNVLEHSPQTPPADAALLSMGLVYADYANPQKDYKKALEYFTLLLTDFPQSPFAEDGRIWDGILQNEIVGQEGRAHLQRVQLLVSQRDFDGALRENQKILDHSRKSSPGDAALFSMGLIHAHFANPKMDHRKAQGYFTQLVKDFPDSPLAESARIWNDVLENERSGLEARAHLQRVQSFIRKEDFEGALRESQKVLALSPKSPLGDEALFTMGLVHVHFANPKMDYKKALSYFVRLKKEFPGSPFAEEAKIWINVLETMEKAARVDMEIDEKKKQLR from the coding sequence TTGGGCAGAAAGCGAAATCAAACGAGGCAGTACCTTCACCTGTGCGTTGCCGGCCTAGTTCTGGCCGTACTGGGGGGATGCGCCACGTTCGCAACGATACTGGCGGAACGTGAGGGGCGCGCCCATCTGGAGCAGGTGCGGCTTCTCACTCGCCAGGGGGATTTCGAGGGGGGCATGCGGGAAAACCGCAGGGTCTTCGAAAACGCCCCCACCTCTCCCCCCGCCGATGCAGCGCTGTTCAGCATGGGCCTGATCTGCGTTGACCGTGCCAATCCGCAGAAGGACTACAAAAAGGCGCTGGGTTTCTTCAAACAGCTTGTGAATGATTTTCCCTACAGCCCTTTTGCGGGGGAGGCCCAGACATGGGCCGGTTTCCTCCAGGACGAAGTATCGGCGGAGCGTGAAGGACGGGCCCACCTCCAGCGGGTTCAGGTCCTGACCCGGCAGGGCGATTTCGAGGGAGCCCTGCGGGAAAACCGGAACGTACTCGAACACTCTCCGCAAACGCCCCCCGCAGATGCAGCGCTGCTCAGCATGGGACTGGTCTACGCCGATTATGCCAATCCGCAGAAGGACTACAAAAAGGCGCTCGAGTATTTCACGCTGCTTCTGACTGATTTCCCCCAAAGCCCGTTCGCGGAAGACGGCCGGATCTGGGACGGCATCCTTCAGAACGAGATCGTGGGACAGGAGGGGCGCGCCCACCTGCAGCGGGTACAGCTCCTGGTAAGCCAGCGGGACTTCGATGGGGCACTGCGGGAAAACCAGAAGATACTTGACCACTCCCGGAAGAGTTCCCCCGGGGACGCGGCACTGTTCAGCATGGGGCTCATCCATGCCCACTTCGCCAACCCGAAGATGGACCACAGGAAAGCCCAAGGCTACTTCACACAGCTCGTGAAGGATTTTCCCGACAGCCCGCTGGCCGAGAGTGCCAGAATCTGGAATGATGTGCTGGAAAACGAGCGATCCGGACTGGAGGCGCGCGCCCACCTGCAGCGGGTGCAATCCTTCATCCGCAAGGAAGACTTTGAAGGCGCCCTGCGGGAGAGCCAGAAAGTTCTGGCCCTTTCACCCAAAAGCCCGCTGGGGGATGAGGCGCTGTTCACCATGGGGCTGGTCCATGTCCACTTTGCCAATCCCAAGATGGACTACAAGAAGGCTCTGAGCTACTTCGTGCGGCTGAAGAAGGAGTTCCCGGGCAGCCCGTTTGCGGAAGAGGCGAAAATCTGGATCAATGTCCTCGAAACAATGGAAAAGGCAGCGCGGGTCGATATGGAAATCGACGAGAAAAAGAAACAGTTGAGATAG
- a CDS encoding sulfite exporter TauE/SafE family protein has translation MTVLLYLATGACAGVLAGLLGVGGGLVIVPMLTFIFTSQGLPTAHILHLALGTSLASILFTSASSIRAHHGRDAVNWQTVRRITPGILIGTLAGTWVAAQLSTGFLKVFFAGFQYFVAIQLLLDIKPTPHRQLPGDMAIFGVGSLIGVISSLVGIGGGTMSVPFMIWCNTPLRTAIGTSAAIGFPIALAGAAGYVINGLSTHLPDHSLGFVHLPALAGIVTASMLTAPFGARLAHSLPIGGLKKAFALLLLVMGTKMLLSLM, from the coding sequence ATGACGGTGCTGCTCTATCTCGCTACCGGAGCCTGTGCCGGCGTGCTGGCGGGGTTGCTCGGCGTGGGGGGAGGCTTGGTGATCGTGCCGATGCTGACCTTCATCTTCACCTCCCAGGGGCTGCCCACAGCCCATATCCTCCACCTGGCCCTCGGCACATCCCTGGCCAGCATCCTGTTCACCTCGGCGTCCAGCATCAGGGCCCACCACGGGCGCGATGCGGTCAACTGGCAGACGGTGCGGAGGATAACCCCGGGAATACTGATCGGCACCTTGGCCGGGACATGGGTGGCGGCCCAACTTTCCACCGGTTTTCTCAAGGTTTTCTTTGCCGGCTTCCAATACTTCGTGGCCATCCAACTGCTGCTTGACATCAAACCGACCCCTCATCGTCAGTTGCCGGGAGATATGGCGATATTCGGGGTCGGGAGCCTGATCGGCGTGATATCGAGCCTGGTGGGGATCGGCGGTGGCACCATGTCGGTGCCGTTCATGATCTGGTGCAACACCCCCCTGCGCACCGCCATCGGTACATCGGCGGCCATCGGCTTTCCGATCGCATTGGCCGGTGCTGCCGGATATGTGATCAACGGTCTTTCCACTCATCTGCCGGACCATTCACTCGGGTTCGTCCACCTGCCTGCCCTGGCCGGGATCGTAACGGCCAGCATGCTGACCGCCCCTTTCGGAGCCCGGCTCGCCCACAGTCTCCCCATCGGCGGATTGAAGAAGGCGTTCGCCCTGCTGCTCCTGGTCATGGGCACGAAAATGCTGCTGAGCCTGATGTGA
- a CDS encoding ATP-binding protein: MQVPFRLTGFKLTIFSRLVLGNIAVLAMATAVSVYAILQLGHMKDISRRIIQVHNVLIDLNKDMTGALLSETRYEKKFALLQDETLHDGFLASRAEFEKYLNEALTLADSPEVKESLNRVRELNGAYAGLFEKDLASAEAGRRPSKRHNREKERLVNEAMAELGRLKASSQQSILRKINELDRTGTRARTVAQVITGIALLFGIALSIVITRSITLPLSRMKKKTGEVAGGILKADLDLDLAAPPEIATLAAAFNSMCMKLGEVDRMKSDFYSLMSHELRTPLTSIREGTNLFLEGLGGDVTEKQRELLVIIAEESSRLIELVSSLLELSRLEAGVLTCAFLPADLPGLVMRAVREIAPLAEAKNITIESHIGEMPAVSMDPERILQVLRNLLGNALKFTPPGGTVQVAVSRRGDEIRLSVTDTGPGIPEQELGTIFDKYRQASTTRTHGFQGTGLGLAIVRHIVEAHGGKVWAESEIKRGSTFTCALPA, translated from the coding sequence GTGCAGGTACCATTCAGGCTCACAGGCTTCAAGCTTACTATTTTTTCCCGGCTGGTCCTGGGAAACATCGCCGTTCTGGCCATGGCCACCGCAGTGAGTGTTTACGCCATTCTGCAGCTCGGCCACATGAAGGATATCTCCCGCCGCATCATCCAGGTTCATAACGTCCTCATCGACCTCAACAAGGACATGACCGGCGCCCTTTTGTCCGAGACCCGCTATGAAAAGAAGTTTGCTCTCCTGCAGGACGAAACCCTCCATGACGGGTTTCTCGCCTCCCGGGCGGAATTTGAGAAGTATCTGAACGAAGCGCTGACCCTGGCGGACTCGCCTGAGGTGAAGGAGTCCCTGAACCGCGTACGGGAGCTGAACGGGGCCTATGCCGGGCTGTTCGAGAAGGATCTCGCTTCCGCGGAAGCCGGCAGACGACCGTCAAAGCGGCACAACCGGGAAAAAGAGCGGCTGGTGAACGAGGCCATGGCTGAACTCGGCCGGTTGAAGGCATCCAGCCAGCAGAGCATTCTCCGCAAAATAAACGAGCTGGACCGGACAGGAACCAGGGCACGGACCGTTGCCCAGGTGATCACCGGGATTGCCCTTCTTTTCGGCATTGCGCTTTCGATCGTGATCACGCGGAGCATCACGCTGCCGCTTTCCCGCATGAAGAAGAAGACCGGTGAGGTCGCCGGCGGCATACTGAAGGCCGATCTGGATCTGGATCTGGCGGCGCCCCCTGAAATCGCCACCCTGGCCGCTGCTTTCAATAGCATGTGCATGAAGCTCGGGGAGGTGGACCGGATGAAATCCGATTTCTACTCCCTGATGTCACATGAATTGCGGACCCCTCTCACGTCCATCAGGGAGGGAACAAACCTGTTCCTGGAGGGGTTGGGAGGCGACGTAACGGAAAAACAGCGCGAACTGCTGGTCATCATTGCCGAAGAGAGCTCCCGCCTGATCGAACTGGTCAGCAGCCTGCTGGAACTCTCCCGGCTGGAAGCGGGGGTGCTTACCTGCGCCTTTCTGCCTGCAGACCTGCCTGGCCTGGTCATGCGGGCAGTCCGCGAAATAGCTCCGCTCGCCGAGGCCAAAAATATCACGATCGAAAGCCATATTGGCGAAATGCCGGCCGTGTCCATGGATCCGGAAAGGATCTTGCAGGTGCTGAGAAACCTGCTCGGCAACGCGCTCAAGTTTACCCCTCCGGGCGGCACGGTACAGGTGGCCGTCAGCCGGCGGGGGGATGAAATACGCCTCTCCGTGACGGATACGGGGCCGGGGATACCGGAGCAGGAGCTCGGGACGATCTTCGACAAGTACCGTCAGGCGTCGACCACCCGGACTCACGGATTTCAGGGCACCGGTCTGGGACTGGCCATTGTCAGGCATATCGTAGAGGCACATGGAGGAAAAGTTTGGGCAGAAAGCGAAATCAAACGAGGCAGTACCTTCACCTGTGCGTTGCCGGCCTAG
- the ldhH gene encoding L-lactate dehydrogenase (quinone) large subunit LdhH: MKKEFKESIERAVNDANLTGALGKFSEAYKVNRAKAYEGIDFEALRTIIAERKSFAASHLDLMADAFTRNAESLGAKVFRTTDPEEVKAYILKVARENDVKTVVKSKSMASEEIHLNAYLEKNGITVGETDLGEWIIQLAGQKPSHMVMPAIHMTKEEVSDLFSKEVNERLTTDIPRLVEVARNELRSKFLAADMGITGANLAVAETGSIVLVTNEGNARMVTTLPRIHIALVGIEKFVEKFEDVAPILTALPRSATAQLLTSYVSIITGPGENTDGLPKDLHIILMDNRRSEMADDPKFKQALQCIRCGSCLNVCPIFRLVGGHVFGSIYTGGIGTILTAWFEELQNSEDIQGLCIQCGNCKEICPGKLDIPEMIMEIRRRLVKEQGVPLIQKAIYGVVNNRKLFHGMLRAASVAAKPFTSGKFLRHLPLFLSDMTDGRSLPAIAAEPFRDRFNDIKQPQCAEKAVFYAGCLIDFAYPEMGEALVRLLNKAGIEVLFPEEQTCCGAPARYSGAYEVAEKNAIDNIKALLGVDAAYVVSACPTCTVALAHEFVSTFESLGQTEWMPKARELAAKTIDFSTLAKRLVDEGRLSLKEGQRLGTLTYHDSCHLKRTLNVSEQPRELLGKAGYQVTEMFECDMCCGMGGSYSLKLPEISAPILKRKLHNIKETGAPLVAMDCPGCVLQIRGGLDQDGADITVRHTVELLAGQLKD, translated from the coding sequence ATGAAAAAGGAATTCAAGGAGTCCATCGAGCGGGCTGTCAACGACGCCAACCTGACCGGAGCGCTGGGCAAATTCTCGGAGGCGTACAAGGTCAATCGTGCCAAGGCCTATGAGGGCATCGACTTCGAGGCGTTGCGCACGATCATCGCCGAGCGCAAATCCTTTGCCGCCTCGCACCTGGACCTGATGGCCGATGCCTTTACCCGCAATGCCGAGTCCCTGGGCGCCAAGGTATTCCGGACCACCGACCCGGAAGAGGTCAAGGCCTACATCCTCAAGGTGGCCCGCGAGAACGACGTCAAAACCGTGGTCAAATCCAAGTCCATGGCCAGTGAGGAAATCCACCTCAACGCGTACCTGGAGAAAAACGGGATCACGGTGGGTGAAACCGACCTGGGGGAATGGATCATTCAGCTGGCGGGCCAGAAACCGTCCCACATGGTCATGCCCGCCATTCACATGACCAAGGAGGAGGTTTCCGATCTCTTCAGCAAGGAGGTCAACGAGCGCCTGACCACCGACATCCCGCGCCTGGTGGAGGTGGCCCGCAACGAGCTGCGCTCCAAGTTCCTGGCAGCCGACATGGGCATTACCGGCGCCAACCTGGCCGTAGCCGAAACCGGCAGCATCGTGCTGGTGACCAACGAGGGCAACGCCCGCATGGTGACCACCCTGCCGCGGATTCACATCGCCCTGGTCGGCATCGAAAAGTTCGTGGAGAAATTCGAGGACGTGGCTCCGATCCTGACTGCCCTGCCGCGCAGCGCCACGGCGCAGCTGCTGACCAGCTACGTTTCGATCATCACCGGCCCGGGAGAGAATACCGACGGATTGCCCAAGGACCTGCACATCATCCTGATGGACAACCGTCGCTCCGAAATGGCCGATGACCCCAAGTTCAAGCAGGCCCTGCAATGCATCCGCTGCGGCTCCTGCCTGAATGTCTGCCCGATCTTCCGCCTGGTGGGGGGCCATGTCTTCGGCAGCATCTATACCGGCGGCATCGGCACGATCCTGACTGCCTGGTTCGAGGAGTTGCAGAATTCCGAGGACATCCAGGGGCTCTGCATCCAGTGCGGCAACTGTAAGGAAATCTGCCCCGGCAAGCTGGACATCCCCGAGATGATCATGGAGATCAGGCGCCGGCTGGTGAAGGAACAGGGTGTCCCGCTGATCCAGAAGGCCATCTACGGCGTGGTGAACAACCGCAAGCTCTTCCACGGCATGCTGCGGGCCGCCTCGGTGGCTGCCAAGCCCTTCACATCCGGCAAATTCCTGCGCCACCTGCCACTGTTCCTTTCCGATATGACCGACGGCCGCAGTCTGCCCGCCATCGCCGCGGAACCGTTCCGGGACCGCTTCAACGACATCAAACAGCCCCAATGCGCAGAAAAGGCGGTTTTCTACGCCGGCTGCCTGATCGACTTCGCCTATCCGGAGATGGGTGAGGCGCTGGTGCGGCTGCTCAACAAGGCCGGCATCGAGGTACTCTTTCCGGAGGAGCAGACCTGCTGCGGTGCCCCCGCCCGCTACAGCGGGGCTTACGAGGTAGCCGAGAAAAACGCCATCGACAATATCAAGGCGCTGCTCGGCGTTGATGCCGCATACGTGGTGTCGGCCTGCCCGACCTGCACCGTGGCGCTGGCGCATGAATTCGTCAGCACCTTCGAAAGCCTGGGCCAGACCGAGTGGATGCCCAAGGCCAGGGAGTTGGCTGCCAAAACCATCGATTTTTCGACGCTGGCCAAGCGCCTGGTGGACGAAGGGCGTTTGTCACTGAAGGAGGGGCAGCGGTTGGGCACGCTCACCTATCACGACTCCTGCCACCTCAAACGGACCCTGAATGTGTCAGAGCAGCCGCGGGAATTGCTCGGCAAGGCAGGCTACCAGGTGACCGAGATGTTCGAGTGCGACATGTGCTGCGGCATGGGGGGCTCCTATTCGCTCAAGCTGCCCGAGATCTCGGCCCCGATCCTGAAACGCAAACTGCACAACATCAAGGAGACCGGCGCGCCGCTGGTCGCCATGGACTGCCCCGGCTGTGTGCTGCAGATCAGGGGTGGACTGGACCAGGACGGTGCGGACATCACCGTGCGGCACACGGTGGAACTCCTGGCCGGGCAACTGAAGGATTAG